A region of Paroedura picta isolate Pp20150507F unplaced genomic scaffold, Ppicta_v3.0 Ppicta_v3_sca21, whole genome shotgun sequence DNA encodes the following proteins:
- the ACP7 gene encoding acid phosphatase type 7, translating to MQDLRGLACFVCLWLPQLQTEAPPSVDPEQVHLSYPGDPSSMTVTWTTFGQADSLVEFGPDPPGAFTLWARGRATKFVDGGKQHRTMYIHRVVLTGLLSGRRYAYRCGSPGSWSRPFSFQALGGGSDWSPRFAVFGDMGQQNPQSLPRLRHDTEMGLYDLILHVGDFAYDLDTDNALVGDEFMRKIEPVAALVPYMTCPGNHEQRFNFSNYRARFSMPGGTEGLWYSWDVGPAHIVSFSTEVYFYLEYGQQLVEEQFAWLVEDLQAANRPERRKERPWIVTMGHRPMYCSNNDRDDCTRHESIIRRGLDPHRYGLEDLFYKYGVDLELWAHEHSYERLWPVYDYKVYNGSTEAPYTNPGAPVHIITGSAGCRERLDPFVPEPRGWSAVRIEDYGYARLQIVNRTHLWLEQVSDDQNGTVVDGLWLIKERLGLPAWL from the exons ATGCAGGACCTCCGAGGACTGGCCTGTTTTGTCTGCCTGTGGCTCCCTCAGCTGCAGACTGAAGCGCCCCCTAGCGTTGACCCTGAGCAGGTGCACCTGTCCTACCCAG gagacccctcctccATGACAGTCACCTGGACAACCTTTGGCCAAGCAGACTCTCTTGTGGAGTTCGGTCCAGATCCCCCGGGAGCCTTCACTCTCTGGGCCCGAGGGCGTGCCACAAAGTTTGTGGATGGGGGCAAACAGCACCGCACCATGTACATCCACCGGGTCGTCTTGACTGGCCTCCTATCGGGACGCCGATACG cctACCGCTGTGGAAGCCCAGGGAGCTGGAGCCGCCCCTTCAGTTTCCAGGCCTTGGGGGGCGGCAGCGACTGGAGCCCCCGCTTTGCCGTCTTCGGGGACATGGGCCAGCAGAACCCCCAGTCCCTGCCTCGCCTGCGGCACGACACGGAGATGGGCCTGTACGACCTGATCCTGCACGTTG GAGACTTTGCCTACGACCTGGATACG GACAACGCTCTGGTGGGAGATGAGTTCATGAGGAAAATTGAGCCCGTGGCTGCACTGGTGCCCTACATGACCTGCCCGGGGAACCACGAGCAACGCTT CAACTTCTCCAACTACCGGGCACGCTTCAGCATGCCAGGCGGCACGGAGGGCCTCTGGTACAG ctgggacGTCGGCCCTGCTCACATCGTCTCCTTTTCCACGGAGGTCTATTTCTACTTGGAGTACGGCCAGCAGCTGGTGGAAGAGCAGTTTGCGTGGCTAGTGGAAGACCTGCAG GCGGCAAACCGGCCCGAGAGGCGCAAGGAACGCCCCTGGATCGTCACTATGGGGCACCGGCCCATGTACTGCTCCAACAATGACCGGGACGACTGTACGCGGCACGAGAGCATT ATTCGTCGAGGGCTTGACCCCCACAGATACGGCCTGGAGGACTTATTCTATAAATACG GGGTGGATCTAGAATTGTGGGCACACGAACACTCCTACGAGAGACTCTGGCCGGTCTACGACTACAAG GTTTATAACGGCAGCACAGAGGCCCCGTATACTAATCCTGGCGCCCCAGTCCACATCATCACGGGGTCAGCC ggCTGTCGAGAACGGCTGGACCCCTTTGTCCCTGAGCCACGAGGCTGGAGCGCAGTGCGGATTGAGGACTATGGATACGCTCGCCTGCAGATCGTCAACCGGACCCACCTCTGGCTGGAGCAAGTGTCAGATGACCAG AATGGGACCGTTGTGGATGGCCTTTGGCTGATCAAGGAGCGACTTGGCCTGCCAGCCTGGCTCTAG
- the LOC143828305 gene encoding F-box only protein 17-like isoform X2 — translation MGQAESHRRAGTAPQNSHGVRSRGGLALLPEELLVLILSWVPGRILATRGRLVCRHWRDLIDSPLPWKLQAERDPSKLEGLRSALEAARRCPRLEWARVGALQPFARNLIKNPRGEDQFLHWQVGHGDGWCLGDNTCWMLQLVDLVKEGLWEDLLDTCQPDIFISEWRQKLRHRQVCHRGGLCGGVGHPLSTGFPRLQGIRPWRALPAVPAHWQPPGGAAHGSPPHQLHRPGETLRVDSEEDPSLLG, via the exons ATGGGGCAGGCGGAGAGCCATAGAAGAGCGGGCACAGCCCCCCAGAACAGCCACGGAGTCCGGAGCCGGGGGGGCTTGGCCCTGCTGCCCGAGGAGCTTCTGGTCCTGATCCTGAGCTGGGTGCCGGGCCGGATCCTGGCCACCCGCGGCCGCCTGGTGTGCCGGCACTGGCGGGACCTGATCGACAGCCCCCTGCCCTGGAAGCTCCAGGCCGAGCGGGACCCCTCCAAGCTGGAGGGTCTTCGGTCTGCCCTCGAAGCGGCCCGTCGCTGCCCCCGCCTGGAGTGGGCCCGGGTGGGCGCCCTGCAGCCCTTCGCCAGGAACCTGATCAAGAATCCCCGTGGGGAAG ATCAATTTCTGCACTGGCAGGTCGGACATGGAGACGGCTGGTGTTTGGGGGACAA CACCTGCTGGATGCTGCAGCTCGTGGACTTGGTGAAGGAAGGTTTGTGGGAAGACCTGCTGGACACCTGCCAGCCGGACATCTTCATCTCTGAGTG GAGACAAAAACTCCGTCATCGCCAGGTTTGTCACCGAGGCGGACTCTGCGGAGGAGTGGGACATCCCCTTTCAACAG GCTTCCCACGTCTTCAGGGAATACGGCCCTGGCGTGCGCTACCTGCGGTTCCAGCACATTGGCAGCCGCCCGGGGGAGCAGCGCACGGAAGCCCACCTCACCAACTCCACCGTCCTGGTGAAACTCTCAGGGTAGACTCCGAGGAGGACCCTTCTCTGCTGGGTTAA
- the LOC143828305 gene encoding F-box only protein 17-like isoform X1: MGQAESHRRAGTAPQNSHGVRSRGGLALLPEELLVLILSWVPGRILATRGRLVCRHWRDLIDSPLPWKLQAERDPSKLEGLRSALEAARRCPRLEWARVGALQPFARNLIKNPRGEDQFLHWQVGHGDGWCLGDNTCWMLQLVDLVKEGLWEDLLDTCQPDIFISEWWGTHENCGCTYNLYITLLAGDKNSVIARFVTEADSAEEWDIPFQQASHVFREYGPGVRYLRFQHIGSRPGEQRTEAHLTNSTVLVKLSG; encoded by the exons ATGGGGCAGGCGGAGAGCCATAGAAGAGCGGGCACAGCCCCCCAGAACAGCCACGGAGTCCGGAGCCGGGGGGGCTTGGCCCTGCTGCCCGAGGAGCTTCTGGTCCTGATCCTGAGCTGGGTGCCGGGCCGGATCCTGGCCACCCGCGGCCGCCTGGTGTGCCGGCACTGGCGGGACCTGATCGACAGCCCCCTGCCCTGGAAGCTCCAGGCCGAGCGGGACCCCTCCAAGCTGGAGGGTCTTCGGTCTGCCCTCGAAGCGGCCCGTCGCTGCCCCCGCCTGGAGTGGGCCCGGGTGGGCGCCCTGCAGCCCTTCGCCAGGAACCTGATCAAGAATCCCCGTGGGGAAG ATCAATTTCTGCACTGGCAGGTCGGACATGGAGACGGCTGGTGTTTGGGGGACAA CACCTGCTGGATGCTGCAGCTCGTGGACTTGGTGAAGGAAGGTTTGTGGGAAGACCTGCTGGACACCTGCCAGCCGGACATCTTCATCTCTGAGTG GTGGGGCACCCACGAAAACTGCGGCTGCACCTACAACCTCTACATCACCCTCCTGGCAGGAGACAAAAACTCCGTCATCGCCAGGTTTGTCACCGAGGCGGACTCTGCGGAGGAGTGGGACATCCCCTTTCAACAG GCTTCCCACGTCTTCAGGGAATACGGCCCTGGCGTGCGCTACCTGCGGTTCCAGCACATTGGCAGCCGCCCGGGGGAGCAGCGCACGGAAGCCCACCTCACCAACTCCACCGTCCTGGTGAAACTCTCAGGGTAG